From Candidatus Manganitrophus morganii, the proteins below share one genomic window:
- the prcA gene encoding proteasome subunit alpha: MPYYVSPEQVMQDKAEYAKKGISRGRSIIAMEYDKGILLVADNPSSLSKISEIYDKIAFAGAGKYSEFENLRKAGIRHADMKGYLYSRADVTGKSLANSYSQSLGTIFSQELKPLEVEILVVEVGSATEENEMYRISFDGSIFDETGFTAIGGKSEALITYLKSRYNLSPLKDALRLSVDALEAGYNQTTTPEGLEVAVLDRDRIGRTFQRLGTKELTEYLRK; encoded by the coding sequence ATGCCATATTATGTTTCACCTGAACAGGTGATGCAGGACAAGGCGGAGTACGCCAAGAAGGGAATTTCCAGGGGCAGATCGATCATTGCGATGGAATATGACAAGGGAATTCTTCTTGTTGCGGATAATCCGAGCTCATTGAGCAAGATCTCGGAGATCTACGACAAAATCGCTTTTGCGGGAGCGGGGAAATACAGCGAGTTCGAGAATTTGAGAAAAGCCGGCATCCGGCATGCCGATATGAAGGGTTATCTATACAGCCGAGCCGATGTCACCGGCAAGTCGCTGGCCAATTCCTACTCACAGTCGCTCGGAACGATTTTCAGTCAGGAGCTGAAACCGCTGGAGGTAGAGATTTTGGTAGTAGAGGTCGGCAGCGCGACGGAAGAAAACGAGATGTATCGGATCTCATTCGACGGCAGTATTTTTGATGAGACAGGGTTTACCGCCATCGGAGGCAAATCGGAAGCGCTCATTACGTATCTCAAAAGCCGGTACAATCTTTCTCCTTTAAAAGATGCCTTACGGCTCTCTGTCGATGCGCTCGAAGCGGGGTATAACCAGACTACGACGCCGGAAGGTTTGGAGGTGGCGGTTTTAGATCGAGATCGCATCGGCCGGACGTTCCAGCGGCTTGGCACAAAAGAGTTAACGGAGTATCTACGCAAATAA
- the prcB gene encoding proteasome subunit beta — MVPHGTTVLALRYADGIVMAGDRMATEGYAVSERRIEKVHNADKYSAIAIAGAAGPCLEMTRLFRIELEHYEKLEGAELSMDGKANKLAQMIKGNLPMAVQGLVVIPIYAGYDARRGVGRIFKYDIAGGQYEEIEYYAIGSGGRDARGTLKKIYKEDLDQERAIQVALEALYDAAEADVATGGPDLIRGIFPTMKVINAQGITDIPDEKIKALLERMMQRQGGG, encoded by the coding sequence ATGGTTCCCCATGGAACAACCGTCCTTGCCTTGCGTTATGCGGATGGGATCGTCATGGCCGGAGACCGAATGGCGACGGAAGGCTATGCCGTCTCGGAGCGCCGCATCGAGAAGGTGCATAATGCGGACAAATATTCGGCCATCGCGATCGCCGGCGCGGCCGGTCCCTGTTTGGAGATGACCCGTCTCTTCCGGATTGAGTTGGAACATTATGAGAAGCTGGAAGGGGCCGAGCTCTCCATGGACGGTAAGGCGAATAAACTTGCGCAGATGATCAAGGGAAATCTCCCGATGGCCGTGCAGGGGCTGGTTGTGATTCCGATCTACGCAGGATATGACGCCAGACGCGGAGTCGGCCGAATCTTTAAATATGATATCGCGGGAGGGCAGTACGAAGAGATAGAATACTACGCCATCGGCTCGGGCGGGAGAGACGCTCGGGGAACGTTGAAAAAAATTTATAAGGAAGATCTCGACCAGGAGAGAGCGATTCAAGTCGCGCTGGAGGCGTTGTATGATGCGGCGGAGGCGGATGTCGCCACCGGAGGACCCGATCTCATCCGTGGAATTTTCCCCACGATGAAAGTGATCAACGCACAAGGCATTACCGATATTCCGGATGAAAAGATAAAAGCGCTTCTAGAGCGGATGATGCAGCGACAAGGGGGAGGATAA
- a CDS encoding ubiquitin-like protein Pup, with the protein MAKQDKKREKKKESDKKEEAVAANPEVVDKGKKIKEDLDKLMDEIDDVLEENAEEFVKNYVQKGGE; encoded by the coding sequence ATGGCTAAGCAAGACAAAAAAAGAGAGAAGAAGAAGGAGTCGGACAAGAAAGAGGAGGCGGTTGCGGCCAACCCGGAGGTTGTCGATAAGGGGAAAAAGATCAAGGAAGACCTGGATAAGCTCATGGACGAAATCGACGATGTTTTGGAGGAAAACGCAGAAGAGTTTGTTAAAAATTATGTTCAAAAGGGAGGAGAATAG
- a CDS encoding proteasome accessory factor PafA2, which yields MKRILGTETEFGIASKNSESIDPVSNSIFLINSYPYLPSSSAFWDYENENPLLDARGFEADGERERPGPEYNRLLNKLLPNGGRLYVDGAHPEYSTPECTNARDLVAFEKAGERILETCLEMASRLKPGESRFSIYKNNTDSKGNSYGYHENYLVSREVPFEKIVAQLTPFLVTRQVFAGAGKVGSENKTESAAYQISQRADFFEVWVDLNTMVKRPIINTRDEPHADTARFRRLHVIVGDANMSEFTTYLKVGTAALVLAMIEEGREVQGVELENPVRSIKEISRDLTLKKKMKLLRGEEWSAIEIQRAYLEQAEVHFAKSDDPVTHDLLEKWRMVLDKLQEDPMQLSRHIDWVIKKELIESYMQRKGCDWRDPRVSMMDLQYHDVTQGKGLYYALERGNYVERIVSENTISDAQNNPPEDTRAYFRGSCLKKFPKEVYAASWSSILFDIGNSSIKRVPLMDPLKGSRALVGPLLDGARTIEELLAIIAT from the coding sequence ATGAAGAGAATATTGGGCACAGAGACGGAGTTTGGAATCGCCTCCAAAAATTCTGAATCAATAGATCCTGTTTCAAATTCCATTTTTTTAATCAACAGCTACCCTTACCTTCCCTCCTCGTCTGCGTTTTGGGATTACGAGAATGAGAATCCCCTGCTCGACGCGCGCGGTTTCGAAGCCGACGGCGAACGCGAGCGACCCGGCCCGGAATATAACCGTCTCCTCAACAAGCTTTTACCAAATGGCGGGCGGCTCTATGTCGATGGGGCGCATCCGGAATACTCGACCCCCGAGTGCACCAATGCCAGAGATCTGGTCGCTTTCGAAAAGGCGGGCGAGCGCATTTTGGAAACCTGCCTCGAGATGGCAAGCCGCTTGAAACCGGGTGAGAGTCGTTTCTCGATTTACAAAAATAACACGGACAGCAAGGGGAACAGTTACGGCTACCATGAAAACTACCTGGTGTCGCGGGAAGTCCCCTTCGAGAAGATCGTGGCGCAGTTGACCCCCTTTTTGGTGACGCGACAGGTGTTCGCGGGGGCGGGGAAGGTCGGCTCCGAAAACAAAACCGAGTCGGCCGCTTATCAGATTTCGCAACGGGCGGACTTTTTCGAGGTCTGGGTCGACCTGAATACCATGGTCAAGCGGCCGATCATCAATACGCGCGATGAGCCGCATGCCGATACCGCTCGTTTCAGACGGTTGCATGTCATCGTCGGCGATGCCAACATGTCGGAGTTTACCACCTATCTCAAGGTCGGCACCGCTGCGCTGGTGCTCGCCATGATCGAAGAGGGGCGGGAAGTGCAAGGGGTTGAACTTGAGAACCCGGTCCGATCGATTAAAGAGATCTCTCGCGATTTGACCCTGAAGAAAAAAATGAAGCTCTTGCGGGGGGAGGAGTGGAGCGCGATTGAAATTCAGAGGGCCTACCTGGAGCAGGCGGAGGTCCACTTCGCCAAGAGCGACGATCCGGTGACCCACGATCTTCTTGAAAAATGGCGGATGGTGCTCGATAAGCTGCAAGAAGATCCGATGCAGCTTTCAAGGCATATTGATTGGGTGATTAAGAAAGAGCTCATTGAATCATATATGCAGCGGAAAGGATGTGATTGGAGAGATCCGCGCGTGTCGATGATGGATCTTCAATATCACGATGTGACGCAAGGAAAAGGGTTATACTATGCGCTGGAGCGGGGCAATTATGTCGAGCGCATTGTTTCGGAAAACACCATTTCCGATGCCCAGAACAATCCACCCGAGGATACACGCGCTTACTTCCGTGGGAGCTGCCTCAAAAAGTTCCCGAAAGAGGTCTACGCGGCGAGCTGGAGCTCCATCTTATTTGATATCGGAAACAGCAGCATTAAAAGAGTTCCTCTGATGGACCCTCTCAAGGGGAGTCGCGCCCTGGTGGGGCCTTTGTTGGACGGGGCCAGAACCATCGAGGAATTGCTCGCCATTATCGCAACATAA
- the arc gene encoding proteasome ATPase, translating to MGESKKNQGKSNPFKNTMKKLSEQFGGGDSETKIIEYEREIEKLLVQVASMEQELKELRQSRTQLEQAFRQNEKLAATLVEAKNQIEALKKEVEKLTTPPSSYAIFSGANEDGTVNVFVAGRKMKVNIHPNISIRDLKKGQQVLLNEALNAIEACEFDVQGEVVRIKDLLENHRAIVTLRAEEERVVELADPLMRERLSVGDHLLYDVRSGYVLEKLPKSEIEEVVLEEIPDVTYDHIGGLEEQIELVRDAVELPFLHPEVFAEHKLLPPKGILLYGPPGCGKTLIAKAVAASIARKLGDRSGREMRSFFLHVKGPELLNKYVGESERQIREVFKKAKERAEAGHPVIVFFDEMDALFRTRGSGISSDMEATIVPQFLSEIDGVERLRNVIVIGASNRQDLLDPAILRAGRLDIKIKIERPDKKAAVKIFHKYLTQDLPYHPEELERNEGDSAKIAERLIHESVEEMYSVREENKFLEVTYANGEKETFFFKDFSSGAMIEGVVSRAKKHAIKRMLESGVKGLKQEDLIRAIKDEFKENEDLPNTTNPDDWAKIAGRKSEKIIHVRTMAGRATADAKKIENVTTGHYL from the coding sequence ATGGGTGAATCAAAAAAGAACCAGGGGAAGTCAAATCCATTCAAAAATACGATGAAAAAACTCTCTGAACAATTCGGCGGCGGCGACTCGGAAACCAAGATCATCGAGTACGAGCGGGAAATAGAGAAACTTCTCGTTCAAGTGGCCTCGATGGAGCAAGAGTTGAAGGAGCTTCGTCAGTCGCGCACTCAGCTGGAGCAGGCCTTCAGACAAAATGAAAAGCTTGCGGCGACCCTCGTCGAAGCAAAAAATCAGATCGAGGCGCTGAAGAAAGAAGTCGAAAAGCTGACGACCCCTCCTTCCAGCTATGCGATCTTCTCCGGGGCAAACGAAGACGGCACTGTCAATGTCTTCGTCGCCGGGCGGAAGATGAAGGTGAATATCCATCCGAACATTTCGATCCGGGATCTGAAGAAAGGACAACAGGTTCTGCTGAACGAAGCGCTCAACGCCATCGAGGCGTGTGAGTTCGACGTTCAGGGAGAGGTTGTCCGGATCAAGGACCTTCTCGAGAACCATCGCGCGATCGTCACGCTCCGGGCCGAAGAGGAGCGCGTGGTTGAATTGGCCGATCCGTTGATGCGGGAGCGTTTGTCGGTCGGCGATCATCTCCTCTACGATGTTCGCTCCGGCTATGTTTTGGAGAAACTTCCGAAATCGGAGATCGAAGAGGTCGTTTTGGAAGAGATTCCCGATGTAACCTATGATCACATCGGCGGACTCGAAGAACAGATTGAATTGGTGAGAGACGCCGTGGAGCTCCCTTTCCTCCACCCGGAAGTCTTTGCCGAGCATAAACTGCTTCCTCCGAAGGGGATCTTGCTCTATGGCCCTCCCGGATGCGGTAAAACGCTGATCGCTAAAGCCGTGGCCGCCTCTATCGCTCGGAAGTTGGGAGATCGTTCCGGGAGAGAGATGCGAAGCTTCTTCCTCCACGTCAAAGGTCCTGAACTCTTAAATAAATATGTCGGTGAGAGCGAGCGTCAAATCCGAGAGGTCTTCAAGAAAGCGAAAGAACGCGCCGAGGCGGGGCACCCGGTGATTGTCTTCTTCGACGAAATGGACGCCCTCTTCAGAACCCGGGGAAGCGGCATCTCTTCGGATATGGAGGCGACGATCGTTCCGCAATTCTTGTCGGAAATCGATGGGGTGGAGCGCCTTCGCAATGTGATCGTCATTGGAGCAAGCAATCGGCAAGATCTACTCGACCCGGCGATCCTTCGGGCGGGGCGGCTTGACATCAAAATTAAAATCGAGCGGCCCGATAAAAAGGCGGCCGTCAAGATCTTCCACAAATACCTGACCCAGGACCTTCCCTATCATCCGGAAGAGCTCGAACGAAACGAAGGCGATTCAGCCAAGATCGCCGAGCGGCTCATCCACGAGTCCGTTGAAGAGATGTACAGCGTCCGCGAGGAGAACAAATTCCTTGAGGTCACCTATGCGAACGGCGAGAAAGAGACCTTCTTCTTCAAAGATTTCTCGAGCGGCGCGATGATCGAAGGGGTTGTTTCCCGGGCAAAGAAACATGCCATCAAGCGAATGCTTGAGTCCGGCGTGAAAGGGTTGAAGCAAGAAGATCTGATCCGTGCGATCAAAGATGAATTTAAGGAGAACGAGGATCTTCCAAACACGACGAACCCGGATGATTGGGCGAAAATCGCCGGAAGAAAGAGTGAAAAGATCATCCACGTTCGCACCATGGCTGGAAGAGCGACCGCCGATGCCAAAAAGATTGAAAACGTGACGACAGGACACTATCTATGA